The following coding sequences are from one Plectropomus leopardus isolate mb chromosome 10, YSFRI_Pleo_2.0, whole genome shotgun sequence window:
- the LOC121948919 gene encoding C-X-C chemokine receptor type 4-like — MMFNLSFDFLDNSTDNMSDESGDFDMDFQEPCGTTPNSNFNKIFLPTVYGIICFLGVIGNGLVVFVMGFQKKVKTMTDKYRLHLSVADLLFVITLPFWAVDAASSWNFGGFLCVTVHMIYTLNLYSSVLILAFISLDRYLAVVHATNSQAKRKLLATRVIYLGVWLPAAVLTVPDLVFARTQDTGSSKYLFFDESMETADSRIICQRIYPEESSLTWTVVFHFQHILVGFILPGLVILICYCIIITKLSQGSRGQTLKKKALKTTVILIVCFFSCWLPYCVGIFLNTLIMLNVVSPSCEMDQALVKWISITEALAYFHCCLNPILYAFLGVKFKKSARSALTSGSRSSQKVTLMTKKRGPISSVSTESESSSVLSS; from the exons ATGATG ttcAACTTGTCATTTGACTTCTTGGACAATAGCACTGACAACATGTCAGACGAGTCTGGAGACTTTGACATGGACTTCCAGGAGCCATGTGGCACAACTCCCAACAGCAACTTCAACAAGATTTTCCTCCCAACAGTCTACGGAATTATATGTTTTCTGGGAGTCATTGGCAACGGattagttgtttttgtcatgggctttcagaaaaaggtgaaaacGATGACTGACAAGTACCGGCTTCATCTCTCCGTGGCTGACCTCCTGTTTGTCATCACATTGCCCTTCTGGGCCGTGgatgcagccagcagctggaaCTTTGGAGGTTTCCTCTGTGTGACTGTGCACATGATCTACACATTGAACCTGTACAGCAGTGTGCTGATCCTGGCCTTCATCAGTCTAGACCGATATTTGGCAGTTGTGCACGCCACCAACAGCCAAGCCAAAAGGAAGCTGCTTGCGACTAGAGTGATCTACTTGGGTGTGTGGCTGCCTGCAGCTGTGCTGACTGTACCTGATCTGGTGTTTGCCAGGACACAAGACACGGGTTCTTCAAAATATCTCTTTTTTGACGAAAGCATGGAGACTGCAGACTCCAGGATCATCTGTCAGCGCATCTACCCGGAGGAATCCAGTCTCACGTGGACAGTCGTTTTTCACTTCCAGCACATCCTGGTGGGCTTCATCCTGCCTGGTCTGGTCATCCTCATCTGCTACTGCATCATCATCACCAAGCTGTCGCAAGGCTCCAGGGGCCAAACTCTGAAGAAGAAAGCCCTGAAGACAACAGTCATCCTCAtcgtttgttttttctcctgctgGCTGCCCTACTGTGTTGGCATCTTTTTGAACACCTTGATAATGCTCAACGTAGTCTCTCCCTCTTGTGAAATGGATCAAGCGCTGGTGAAGTGGATTTCCATCACAGAGGCGCTGGCCTATTTTCACTGCTGCCTGAACCCCATCCTCTATGCTTTCCTGGGAGTTAAGTTCAAGAAATCAGCCCGGAGTGCGCTGACATCTGGCAGCAGATCAAGTCAGAAAGTGACTCTCATGACAAAAAAGCGAGGGCCAATTTCATCTGTGTCAACTGAGTCCGAGTCCTCAAGTGTTTTGTCAAGCTAA